The nucleotide sequence GCCTTCAGGTGCACGTCCGAGGGGGTCATCGTCGGGTTGAGCCGTACGCCGAGCATGCGGCGGGCCTGGTCGTAGTACGGCTTCAGCTCCTCCTGCCAGTCGGTGATGTCCTTCCACTGCGGGTCCTCGAAGAACGGTTTCGGCGGTACGTAGAGGGTGTTGGCGTAGTTGAGGGAGCCGCCGCCCACGCCGGCTCCCGCCAGCACCATGACGTTGCCGAGCAGGTGGATGCGCTGGAGGCCGTACATGCCGAGGGCCGGGGCCCACAGGTAGTTCTTCAGGTCCCAGGAGTTCCTGGGGAGGGTGGCGCGGGTGAAGCGGCGGCCCGCTTCGAGGACGCCGACTCGGTAACCCTTCTCGGTCAGGCGCAGGGCGGTGACCGAACCGCCGAAGCCCGATCCGACCACGATGACGTCGTAGTCGTAAGCGTCTTGAGGCACGTTTGCTCCTCGTTGAGTGTCCGTGCGGGCCGTCCGTGGTCGCTCGCGCCGTTCCCCGTGCCGCGCCCCCGAAAGGGGGCGCGCCTTCAGCGCAGCCTCAGTGCCTTCATCACCCTCAGGCTGCGGCTCATGAACTGGGCGTACTTCTCGTCGTCCATGCCGAGGGACGGGGCCATCGGGAGCAGGCGCTGCTGGGCGACCGTCTGGGCCTCGGTGTACTTGAGGATGCCCTCGGAGCCGTGGCGGCGGCCGAGGCCGGAGTCCTTCATGCCGCCCATCGGGGACTGGACGCTGCCGTAGGCGGAGGCGTAGCCCTCGTTGACGTTGACGGTGCCGGCGCGTACGCGGGAGGCGACCTCGCGGCCGCGGCGGCCGTCCTTGGTCCAGACGGAGGCGTTGAGGCCGTACGCCGTGGAGTTGGCCTCCGCGACGGCTTCGTCCTCGTCCGTGAAGCGGTAGATGGAGACGACCGGACCGAAGGTCTCCTCCGTGCACACGGACATGGGTTCCGTGACGCCGTCGAGGATCGTGGGCTCGTAGAAGTAGGGGCCGATGTCGGGGCGGGCCACGCCGCCCGCGACGACCTTCGCGCCCTTCTCCACGGCCTCGTCGACGTGGCGGGTGACGGTCTCCAGCTGGCGTTCGCCGACGAGGGAGCCCATCTCGGCGCCGTACGCGAGGGACTTGCCGAGGCGCATGGCCTTGGTACGGGCGGCGAAGCGCTCCAGGAAGGCGTCGGCGACGGACTCGTGGACGTACAACCGCTCGATGGAGATGCAGAGTTGGCCGGCGGAGGAGAAGCAGGCGCGGACGGCGCCCGCGGCCGCCTTCTCGATGTCGGCGTCCTGAAGGACCAGCATCGCGTTCTTGCCGCCGAGTTCGAGGGAGACGCCGACGAGTCGGGCGGCGGCGCCCTGGGCGACCTCGCGGCCGGTGCGGGTGGAGCCGGTGAAGGAGACGTAGTCGGCGTGCCTGACGACCTCGGGGCCGATGACGGGGCCCTCGCCGAGGACGACCTGGAAGACATCGGCGGGCAGCCCGGCCTCGATGAGCAGGTCACGGGCCCACAGGGCGGTCAGGCAGGTCTCCGTGTCGGGCTTCATCACGACCGCGTTGCCCGCGACGAAGGCCGGGATCGCGTCGCCGACCGAGAGTTCGAGCGGGTAGTTCCAGGGGGCGATCTGACCGATCACACCGCGCGGGTGGCGGAGTTCGGTGACCTTGGTGAGCGTCGGTACGGCGCCGGTGTGCCGCTTCGGCTTCAGGTAGAAGGGGGCCTTGCGCCCGTAGTGGCGGGCGGCGACCGCGACGGCCTGGACCTCCTCGTGGGCGTGGAGGCGGGCCTTGCCGGTCTCCAGCTGGATGAGGTCGAGCACCTCGGCCTGGCGTTCCAGCACCAGGTCGTGGAAGCGGAGGAGGACGGCGGCCCGCTCGCGCACGGGACGCTGGGCCCAGACGGCCTGGGCGGCGCGGGCCCGCTCGTAGGCCTTCTCCACGTCCTCGGGGGTGGACTCCGGCAGGTCGGCCAGCTTCTCGCCGGTGAACGGCGTGTGGTTGGCGGTCCGGCCGGAGCCGGCCACGCCCTTGGTGAGCTGGGCGACCAGTTCCGGAGTGACCACGTCGGCGGCGGTACGGGCGCCCTGCGGCGCCGCCGCGAGGGGGTTGGTGCCGGTCGTCCGTGCCGTGCCGGTCTTTTCGGGGGCCTGCGAGTCCGTCATGACGCGCAGGGTATTCCGGACCGGACGACTTTGGGTACCCGGCGGTAACAGGGATTCGCCGGGCGCACACACCGCGCCAGTGATCGCTGGCAACGAAGTCGCTGATCAGCGCGGCGGGCGGTGCCGTGCGGGCGCGAATGCGGCGTCGATCACCCCGTTCGAAACTTCGGCCGCTCCCCTGCTCACGGAGCTTCGGCCGGCCCGCGCGCCCGCGAACACCCCGCTGTCGTACCGATGCGCGTCGTGCGGCTGTTCGCCGTCGTCGCTCATGCCCCTCACCGCCGGCCGGTGGACCGGACGGCTAACGCCACCGGTCCCACAACCGCTGGGCCCACCCGTACCGTTCGCGGTGCTTGGGCAGGGCCGTGCGGCCGACCGCGGCGGCGAGCTTGCGCAGCCGTCGCCAGTCCAGGGGCGGCTTGGGCTCGGGGACGCCGGGGCGGTCGCGGGGCACGCGGACGCGCAGGGCCTTCGCCGAGACCCGGCAGTGGACGGGGGTGGGCAGGAGGAGCGCCTCGCCGTCGACGCCGACCTCGATCTCGGGCCGGTCGGCCTCGACGACGATCTCGTCGGCGACGAGGAGGCTGAGCCCTGGAGCGTTCGGACCGAGCACGAGCCCCGCGGCCTCGGCGGCGCTGTCGACACGGACGCCGACGACGCCCAGTACCCCGGCGTCCAGCCGTTCGCGGCGGCCGAGGCCGACGAGGTCGTCGCTGCGGTAGACGTTGTTGCTGACGAGGACGGCCTGGGGCGCGTCGATGACGGCATCCCCGATGCGGGCGGTGAGCCGCGGTCCCCGCTGGTGCGTGAGCAGTTCGGGCAGCAGCTGCAGGGTGGTGCGGACCTTGTCGTCGCGGTAGGCGGGGCTCTGCACGACGGCGGCGTACGCGCCGAAGGAGGCGTTGTTGACGAAGGGATGGCCGCTGGCGTAGCCGAGGTCGACGTGGAGTTCGACGCCCTTGTCCGTGAGGGCGTCGAGGCAGGCGGCGGGGTTGTCGCGGTCGAGGCCGAGGTCCATGGCGAAGTGGTTGCGGGTGCCGGCGGAGATCACGAGGAGGGGGACGTCGTACGCCGCCGCGATGGCGGCGACCTGGGCCTGGGTGCCGTCGCCGCCCGCGACGCCGAGCAGGTCGGCGCCGTTCCTGACGGCGTCGCGGGCCAGTACGGCGACGTCCTCGTGGTGCGCGGGGTCGAGCAGATGGACCGTGGCGCCGAGTCGCTCGGCCCTCTCCTTCAGCCGGAAGCTCCCGACTTTTCCGCCCCCCGACCTGGGGTTCATGATGAGGAAGGGGCGGGTGGGGGCGGGGGTGCGGTGCTCGGGCACGTGCACCTGGTGGGACTTGGTGCTGCTGAGGGCGAACTTGCCGGACCAGACGGCGACGGCCCACAGGGCGGCGGAGACGATCACGACCCACAGCAGGTTGACGGCGGCGAACCACCAGATGACGCCGACCGGCGCGGCCACGGCCAGCGCGCCCGCCGCGATCCGGACGGCGCCGCGGTGGACCAGGACCCACCACAGCGCGGCCACGGTGAGGCCGGCGCCCAGCACGACGCCGGCGACGAGCAGGAGGCTCGCCTCGCGTGCGGAGCCGAGCGGCAGCAGTACGGCGAGCACGGCGCAGCCGAGTGCGGCCCTGGCCGCCCAGCGCTGTCTCGCGTGAGCCCGCACGTCCAGGTGTTCGATGCCCACGCTCGCTCGCCCTTCGCGCCGATCATGCACTTGACACGGCATGTTAGGCGCAAGAGGCCGCACAAGGCGATGGCTCCCGGACACCGGCCACGTCCCCCCTCGGCCGTCTTCACCACACAGCGAAGGGCGACACACGGCCAGAAAATCCCATGAATGCTTTCGATCCGGTCATTTCTCCCCAACTGCCTTACCCCGCTTGGCATTTGTTAGAGCGAGCCGCCTATAGTCCGGCTTGCTCGCGCGAGCAGGCCGTGCGGGCGCTCCCCCGTCGCGGACGTTCCGGCCGGATCCCACGCCCGGGGACGACAATCGCCTGCCGTCGGATCGTTCGAAGGACAGGTGGCCGTGCGTCGGCTCTGGGGTTGTCTGATCATCTGCGCTGCGACAGTCGCGGCCCTCCTCATCTCGGACACGCGCGACAGCGCGGCGGCCGACCGCAACGAGGCCACGTACTCCTACGGTTCGCACACCCGGCAGACCCTCGACGCCTACTGGAACGCCGCCGGCGAGGAACGGAACGGGACACAGCCGGGCATCGTGATCCTGCACGGCGGTCACTGGTCCGAGGACACCGGCTGGGCCACCTGGGCACGGACCTTCGCGGACGCCGGATACGCCGTCTTCGCCGTCGACTACCGGCTGAACTTCGACGCCCCGTGGCCGGCCCAGCGGACCGACGCCCTGTCCGCGCTCGACTGGATACGCGAGCACGCCACCGACTTCGACCTCGACACCAACCGGCTGGTTCTCCTGGGCTCGTCCTCCGGCGGCCAGCTGGCGACCACGGTCGCGACCTACCGCTCCGGCGCCTACGGACTCGACGGCGTGGTGGCGCTGTCTCCCGTCGTTTCCCCGTACCGCGCCTGGCAGGACGGCAACGCCGGCACCGCGACGGACGGGCAGCGCCGGCTCCGCGACAACGCCGTCATTCTCGCGCGCTGCGCCCCCGACGCGACGGACACCGACGCCGTCACGCCCCCCGGTTGCCGGGAGACCTGGAACGACATGGCGGCCAACAGCCGCGCCTCCGGTGCCGACGACGCCCCCATGTACCTGCTCCACTCCAAGGGCGACCCCGTGCCCGTTCGGCACTCGCTCGACCTCGAAGCGGCCGAGGAGGCCGACCACAACATGCCCGCCAACGGGGTCACGGTGAAGACGGTGGCGGGTTCCTCGCACGGCGGAGCGCTGTTGGACGAGCCGGGTGTGGCCGACCGGGTCCTGGCCTGGATCGCCGAGAGGACGTACTGAGCGCCACGAAGATCGCCCCTCCCCGCTCCACCACGCGCCCGCCACCGCCCGCTCGGCCCTGAACCCGGCCGTCGCCCTCCTGAGGCTCCTGAGGCTCCTGAGGCTCCTGAGGCTCCTGAGGCGGGCCTACATGTGGTCGAACTCCAGGTTGGCGATGGCCGTACGGGCGATCTCGCGGCCCTGCTCGGTGAAGTGCCCCTTGCCCGGATAGTCGATCCAGACCCGGTACATGTCGCCGTTGCCCGCCCTGTAGTACAGGACCCGTGCCTCACGCAGGCGCGGGGCCTGGCTGTTCGTGGTCGTGTACACGATGGTGTTCCCGGCGGCCTCACGGTCCTCGAACTTGGTCTCCTGCGGCCGCCCCTTCGGCGCGGGATCGTCGGCGATGTCCAGCGTGTACTCGCCGTCCTTGACCAGCTCCCAGTCGGCGTACGCCTCGTCCAGCGCGACGCCCGGGATCTCGTTCTCCTTGTCGTCCTTCTTGACGTCCCGGTCGATGTTGATCCGGATCAGCCCGCTCGGGTCGCTGTACTGCGCGAACGTGCCGTCCGTGACGTCCGGCTCGAACGTGTCCTTCACGAAGTCCCCGGGCACCCCCACGCTCGCGGCGACCTTCGAACCGAGGTCCCGCTGCTTCCAGCCGTCCGGCAGGGGTCCCGCGAAGGGGTCGGCGATCACCAGGTACGCCGTCACCGCCGCTGCCACGACCACCGCGCCGAGCCCGGCGAAGGTCCTGGCGCCGACGCGGATGCCCTTGGAGTTTCCGGCCGGGGGCCCGGCGATCCGCTGGACCACCTGGGTGGGCGCGGGCACCGGCGGGTTCGCGGCCGTCTCCAGCAGCTCGCGAACGCGGGCGGCGGTCGGGCGGCGCGCCGGGTCCTTCTGCAGCAGGCCGTCGATGGCCTCGGCGAGCGGGCCCGTGGCCGAGGCGGGCGCCGCCGGCGTGGCGTTGAGGACGGACTGCAGGGTCGCCGGCGTGTTGCTGCGCCGGAACGGCGACACGCCCTCCGTGACGGCGTAGAGGACGACACCGAGCGACCAGAGGTCCGACGCGGGGCCGGGCCGCTGGCCCAGCACCCGCTCGGGGGCGATGTACTCGGGCGAGCCGACGAAGCCGCCGGTGTCCGTCAGGTTCGTCTCGCCCTCGATCTGGGCGATGCCGAAGTCGGTGAGGACGACCCGGTCGTGGCGGCCGAGGAGGACGTTGTCCGGCTTGACGTCACGGTGCAGGATGCCCGCCGCGTGCGCGGCCTCCAGCGCGCCGAGCACGTCGAGCCCGATTCTCGCCGCGTCACGCACCCCGAGGGTGCCCTCCTGAAGCGCGTCGCCCAGCGAACGCCCCCGCACCAGCTCCATCACGATCCACGGCTGACCGTCCACGACCGCCACGTCGTGCACGTTGACGACCGACGGATGGTCGAGCCGGGCCGCCGCACGGGCCTCGCGGCGCATCCGCTCGAAGGCGTTGTCCCGTTCACGCTCGGGAAGATGGTCCGGTACGCGGGGTTCCTTGACGGCGACCTCACGATCCACCGTCTCGTCCTTCGCCCGCCACACCGTACCCATACCGCCATGGCCGAGCTTGGCGAGCAGCCGGTACCGACCGGCGATCAGCCGCCCGGT is from Streptomyces sp. NBC_01314 and encodes:
- a CDS encoding succinic semialdehyde dehydrogenase, producing MTDSQAPEKTGTARTTGTNPLAAAPQGARTAADVVTPELVAQLTKGVAGSGRTANHTPFTGEKLADLPESTPEDVEKAYERARAAQAVWAQRPVRERAAVLLRFHDLVLERQAEVLDLIQLETGKARLHAHEEVQAVAVAARHYGRKAPFYLKPKRHTGAVPTLTKVTELRHPRGVIGQIAPWNYPLELSVGDAIPAFVAGNAVVMKPDTETCLTALWARDLLIEAGLPADVFQVVLGEGPVIGPEVVRHADYVSFTGSTRTGREVAQGAAARLVGVSLELGGKNAMLVLQDADIEKAAAGAVRACFSSAGQLCISIERLYVHESVADAFLERFAARTKAMRLGKSLAYGAEMGSLVGERQLETVTRHVDEAVEKGAKVVAGGVARPDIGPYFYEPTILDGVTEPMSVCTEETFGPVVSIYRFTDEDEAVAEANSTAYGLNASVWTKDGRRGREVASRVRAGTVNVNEGYASAYGSVQSPMGGMKDSGLGRRHGSEGILKYTEAQTVAQQRLLPMAPSLGMDDEKYAQFMSRSLRVMKALRLR
- a CDS encoding diacylglycerol kinase family protein, which translates into the protein MGIEHLDVRAHARQRWAARAALGCAVLAVLLPLGSAREASLLLVAGVVLGAGLTVAALWWVLVHRGAVRIAAGALAVAAPVGVIWWFAAVNLLWVVIVSAALWAVAVWSGKFALSSTKSHQVHVPEHRTPAPTRPFLIMNPRSGGGKVGSFRLKERAERLGATVHLLDPAHHEDVAVLARDAVRNGADLLGVAGGDGTQAQVAAIAAAYDVPLLVISAGTRNHFAMDLGLDRDNPAACLDALTDKGVELHVDLGYASGHPFVNNASFGAYAAVVQSPAYRDDKVRTTLQLLPELLTHQRGPRLTARIGDAVIDAPQAVLVSNNVYRSDDLVGLGRRERLDAGVLGVVGVRVDSAAEAAGLVLGPNAPGLSLLVADEIVVEADRPEIEVGVDGEALLLPTPVHCRVSAKALRVRVPRDRPGVPEPKPPLDWRRLRKLAAAVGRTALPKHRERYGWAQRLWDRWR
- a CDS encoding alpha/beta hydrolase, giving the protein MRRLWGCLIICAATVAALLISDTRDSAAADRNEATYSYGSHTRQTLDAYWNAAGEERNGTQPGIVILHGGHWSEDTGWATWARTFADAGYAVFAVDYRLNFDAPWPAQRTDALSALDWIREHATDFDLDTNRLVLLGSSSGGQLATTVATYRSGAYGLDGVVALSPVVSPYRAWQDGNAGTATDGQRRLRDNAVILARCAPDATDTDAVTPPGCRETWNDMAANSRASGADDAPMYLLHSKGDPVPVRHSLDLEAAEEADHNMPANGVTVKTVAGSSHGGALLDEPGVADRVLAWIAERTY
- a CDS encoding protein kinase, which gives rise to MSSNGGAPYGTGQGSGQGSGHGSGHGSGQGSGYGPDEPTSFGLQPPQPSVPYPGNPYAQPTRVVAQSAPSSPAQPPARQPQASQEPGTGRLIAGRYRLLAKLGHGGMGTVWRAKDETVDREVAVKEPRVPDHLPERERDNAFERMRREARAAARLDHPSVVNVHDVAVVDGQPWIVMELVRGRSLGDALQEGTLGVRDAARIGLDVLGALEAAHAAGILHRDVKPDNVLLGRHDRVVLTDFGIAQIEGETNLTDTGGFVGSPEYIAPERVLGQRPGPASDLWSLGVVLYAVTEGVSPFRRSNTPATLQSVLNATPAAPASATGPLAEAIDGLLQKDPARRPTAARVRELLETAANPPVPAPTQVVQRIAGPPAGNSKGIRVGARTFAGLGAVVVAAAVTAYLVIADPFAGPLPDGWKQRDLGSKVAASVGVPGDFVKDTFEPDVTDGTFAQYSDPSGLIRINIDRDVKKDDKENEIPGVALDEAYADWELVKDGEYTLDIADDPAPKGRPQETKFEDREAAGNTIVYTTTNSQAPRLREARVLYYRAGNGDMYRVWIDYPGKGHFTEQGREIARTAIANLEFDHM